CTCGACGGTGACGACGAGAACGCCACGCTCACCAAGACCGTGGCGGTGGGCCTCTTCTGAGGGCCCGCGTTCCGGGCAATGAGACGGTGTGCCGTTCGGCGCACCGCCTCGCCCGTTCGGCGCACTTTGATCGCCAATGCTCCGGGTGCCTCGTTAGCGTGACGAGAGCTACACGCACTGTCTCGCTACATTGAGGGAGGTGGATCATGGCGGAGCCGAAGTCCCCACCACCACGTACCGATAGCAGTCCCTGGAACTGGTTGCTGCTGGTGCCGATCGTGGTGCCGCTGCTGACCCCGTTGTACAACCACGTCGAGCCGAGGCTCGCCGGATTCCCGCTCTTCTACTGGCTGCAGCTCGCCCTCATCCTGCTCGGCGTCGGTACCACCACGCTGGTCTACCAGATGACCAAGCGGAAGCGGGTGGACCGGCCATGAGCGACCACATCACCGAGATCGTCGTCTTCACGGTCCTGTTCCTGCTCGTCAGCGGCATGGGCTTCGTGGCAGCCAAGTGGCGCGCCCCGCAGGACATGGCGCACCTCGACGAGTGGGGGCTGGGCGGGCGCAGCTTCGGCGGCTGGATCACCTGGTTCCTGGTCGGCGGTGACCTGTACACGGCGTACACGTTCGTCGCCGTCCCGGCGCTGATGTTCGGCGCCGGCGCCGCCGGGTTCTTCGCGGTGCCCTACACCGTGGTGATCTACCCGCTCTTCTTCCTGGTGCTGATCCGGCTCTGGTCGGTGTCGCACCGGCACGGCTTCGTCACGCCTGCCGACTTCGTCCGCACCAGGTACGACTCGCCGACCCTGGCGCTGCTGATCGCCATCACCGGGATCGTGGCCACCATGCCGTACATCGCGTTGCAACTGGTCGGCATCGAGGCGGTGCTCAAGACGATGGGCGTGACCGGGGACAGCCCGCTCGCCCGGCACGCGCCGATCATCATCGCGTTCGCCATCCTGGCGGCGTACACGTACCAGTCCGGGCTGCGGGCGCCGGCGCTCATCGCGTTCGTCAAGGACACCCTGGTCTACATCGTGATCGCGGTGGCGGTCATCTACCTGCCGTACAAGCTGGGTGGCTGGGGTGCGATCTTCGACGCGGCGGACGCGAAGTTCACCGCCTCTCCGGCGCCCGGCGACGGGATCATCCTGAACGCCAACAACCAGGTGCAGTACTTCACCCTGGCGCTCGGCTCGGCGCTCGCGCTGTTCCTCTACCCGCACAGCATCACCGGGGTGCTGGCCAGCCGGAACCGGGGCGTGATCAAGCGGAACATGTCGGCGCTGCCGGCGTACAGCTTCCTGCTCGGCCTGATCGCGCTGCTCGGCTTCATGGCCATCGCGGCCGGGGTGAAGCCGTTGCCCGGTGCCAAGGCCGGCAGCGTGGACAGCAACACTGTGGTGCCGCTGCTGTTCGACATGAAGTTCCCGGCCTGGTTCGCCGGCGTCGCGTTCGCCGCGATCGGGATCGGCGCCCTGGTGCCGGCCGCGATCATGTCGATCGCCGCCGCCAACCTGTTCACCCGCAACATCTACAAGGAGTACCTGAAGCGGGATGCCACCCCGGCCCAGGAGGCGAGTGTCGCCAAGATCACCTCGCTGGTGGTGAAGATCGGGGCGGTCGCGTTCATCGTCTTCCTGGACCCGCAGTTCTCCATCGACCTGCAGCTGATCGGCGGCGTGATCATCCTGCAGACCGGGCCGTCGGTGGTCCTCGGCCTGTACGGCCGGTGGCTGCACCGGGGCGCGTTGATCGCCGGCTGGGCGGCCGGCATGCTGCTGGCGTTCTGGATGCTCTGGCAGATCCCGAACGCGGCCACCAAACGCGCGCACTTCGGCGGGTCGGCGTTCCCGCTCTCCGAGTTCGGCCTCGACTCCTCGAAGACGATCTACGTGGGCTTCGTGGCGGTGCTGGTGAACCTGGCGGTCGCGGTGCTGGCCACCTGGTGGCTGCGGGTGATGAAGGTGGCTCCGGGCGTGGACGGCACGACGCCCGACGACTACTTCGCCGACGAGGGGGACCCGCGGATCGAGCGGGAGAAGGCCGCCGCTGTCGACACCGTCTCCTCCACCTGATCTGGTCCGTTTCTGAGCACGCGCGCCGCGTCCCGCCGCCGGGGCGCGGCGCGCGTGCTCAGGGCGTACCCACATCGGTTTTGGATTTATTGCGGACCTTGCGGTCCGTTGCGAACCTTGCCCCTATTCGACCGACTCTCCGGTAGCGTCTGGCCTGTTCATCCGAAGGTTCTTCGCGTCGAGGGGGACATGCGATGCCGGCGCAGATGACGCTGACGCAGCAGTTCGCCGCCGAATACGCCAAGGGCGCGGTGCCGGGCATGCTGAAGGCGATCCGGACCATCAAACGCGCCAACAACGGGATCCTGGCCGGCGCGCTCGCCGCCAGCTACCTGCACCAGGGGCACTACCTGGTGAGCCTCGGCGCCGGGCTGTTCTCCTGGATAGTGCCGGCCGTTTTTGATCTGGCCATGCTCTCCATGCTCACGATCAGCCAGACCGCCGGGATGGCCCAGGACGCGCGCCGGGCCGCGCTCAAGGTCCTCGTGCTGGTGGTCAGCATCTCCGCGGCGGTGAACTTCGCGGCGCCCGGACCGCTCGGTCTGCGGGTCATCTTCGCCCTGGTGGTCGGCCTGGTCGCGGGCGTCGAATGGGTGGCCGCCAAGATCCGGCCGGACTTCGCGGCGATCGAGGCCCGCGAGGTCGAGGCGACCGCCGACGTGCGCCCGGCGCGGCGCCTCGACCCGGAGGTGGCCCGGCAGCGGGCGGCGAAGGCGGCGGTCACCCGTCGCGCGAACCAGGCGGCCAAGGCCGCTGAGGACGCCGCCCGGTCGCGGGGGGCCAAGGCCGTCGAAAGGGCTCGTGTACGCGCGGCGAAGGACGTGCTGGAGCAGGTGGAGCTGGAGGAGTTCTTCGCGCAGCCGGCCTATCCGCAGGCGGCCCATCCCCATCCCGAGGTGACCCAGCAGGTCCGGGTCCGACGGTGATCCCGAGCCGCTCCAGCGCCGTCCGCCGGACGCGCCAGGTGACCCAGTCGTGGCACCCGTCCCGCCGGAGTTCGCCGTCGCGGAACGGGATCCAGTCGATGCCCCAGCCGCGCAGTCAAACCGTGACGGGGTCGCGGTAGTCGTCGTGGCGTCGTTCGTAGCGGTGGGAGAGCACGATCACCCACGCGGACGTATCCATGAGCACAGGTTAACGGTGATCGGTTCAAAGGTGGTCGACCTGCTTCGGTGATCGAGGCCGGCTCGGTGGCCCGACCGTGCTGAGGAGGTGTCAGAGTGGCTGGATCGTCTCGGCCGGCGGCGTTGGTGATCGTGCTGCTGCTCGCCGGCTGTGCCACGAAGGAGGATGACGGCGGTGCCGCTGGTCTGGCCAAGGGCGCGAGCTGGGAGGAACAGCGTCAGGCCGCCCGGGCGGTGTTGGCCCGCTACGACGCGAGCCTGGCCGGGGCGCGGGCTCCCGGGGCCGGCCCGTCCGCCGCGAACTCCGCTGTGGTGAGTTCCGGCTTGTCCATCGACTCCGCCACCCTGGACGCCCGGGGTACCCGCATGACGGTCTCCTTCATCGGATCGCCGGAGCCGGCGACGCAACCGTGCGGCATCGACTACGCGGCCGAGCCGATCGAGTCGGACCGGGCCGCGACGGTCATCGTGCTGGAGCAGCCGAACGGTGGTGGCAGCGGCACGTGCGCCCTGATCGGCGCGTCCCGTACAGCGGTGCTGAACCTGGCGAGGCCGCTGGGCGATCGAGCGGTCCTGGACATCCAAGGCGAACCGGTGCCGGTCACCCGGACCGCCGGCACGAAGTGAGCGCTGGGCGACGCGGCTGAGCGGCTCCGACTCCGGGCGTCTTCAGGGCACCGCGAGATCGTCCGGGATGCGCCGATGATTGCCCGATGGGTGCCCATGAGACCGGCCGGTCCGATGAGGTCGGGGCGGCGGGTACTCGGTGGCACGCCGATGCCGATGAGGCTTCGGTCTACTGGCTTGACGTCCTCAAGGTGGCCAAGGCGCCGGCGATCGGTCTGACCTGCGGCTCGCTCAGGTTGCCGGATGGTTGTCCGAACGGAAGGGCATGCCGGACCAGATTTTTCTCATGGGCAATCTGGTGATCATGGTGGCCTACGCGGCGATCACGGTGGCGATCGTAGTTCCGGTCGCTCGAGCGGGACAGCTACGCACCAACAGGCTTGCCACCGCCACCGCGTTGATCTTCTTCAGTTGCGCGGTCGGTCACGGACTGCACGCGGTGATGGCGTACCGCACCGTCATGCAGGTTCCGGCCACTCACCAGATGCACATGGAGGCTGCCGGGTGGACCTGGACCTCGGCGATGTGGGACCTTTTCACCGCCGCGATGGGCGTCTACTACTGGACGCTACGCCGGGCCTATGGAGTTCTGCTCGGTAAAGGCGCGATTTATGTGGACCCGTGGGGTCAGTACCGGCTGGACGAAGCCGACGCCCGTGAACGCGCCGCCCGCGATGTCGCCGAGGCTCATCGGGCCACCCTGGCGACCGTGGTCGAGCACACCGACGACGCGGTTGTCGGCGTTACCCCGGAGGGCATCATCACGGCGTGGAACGGCGGGGCGGAACGCCTGTTCGGATACCCGGCTGAGGAAGTCCTCGGCCGGCCCGCCACGATGCTGGCCGATGAGACCGGCTCGGGCGAGCAAGCGGACGTCCTCGCCCGGATCCGGCACGGCGAGCGCGGCATGGCCTACGAGACGCGGCGGCTGCGCAAGGACGGGACTCTCGTCGACGTCGCGCTGACGATGGCACCGATCCACGATCAGGCAGGTACGGTCATCGGTGCTTCTGCCGTCGCGCGGGACATCACCGCGGCGAAGGAGGCCGCCGAACGCGGGCGCGCCATCCAGGAGCGCAGCAACCAGGCACAGCGCATGGAGAGCCTCGGCAAGCTGGCCGGCGGTGTCGCTCACGACTTCAACAACATCCTGGCGATCATCGCCAACTACACCGAGTTCGTGGCGGAGGAGACCGCTGACCGGCCGGAGGTGCAAGCCGACCTGACCCAGGTACGTACGGCGGTGGAGCGGGCGACCAACCTGACCCGGCAGCTGCTGACGTTCACCCGTGCGGAGGCCATCCAGCCGCAGGACGTCGACCTCAACGCGGCGGTCACCGAAGTGCAGATGATGTTGGAGCGCACCATCGGCGAGCACATCGACCTGATCGCGGTGCCCTCGCCGCAGCCGCTGATCGTGCACGCCGATCCGGGTCAGCTTCAGCAGGTGTTGTTGAACCTGGCGCTCAACGCCCGTGACGCCATGCCCGAGGGCGGCGCCCTCGTTCTGGAGGCCAATACCGCCACGCTGGACGGCGAGGAGGTCAACATGCAACCGCCCCTGCCCGCCGGCACCTACGCCCGCCTGCTGGTCAGCGACACTGGCGAGGGCATGTCGCCGGAAACCGCCAAGCGGATCTTCGAGCCGTTCTACACCACCAAGCCTCAGGGTCGAGGCACCGGATTGGGCCTGGCCACCGTCTACGGCATCGTGACCGAATGCGGAGGCAGCATCAACGTGTACTCCGAGCTGGGCACAGGCACAACCTTCCGGGTCTACCTTCCGTTGGCGAAGGCGGTAACCGACACGACGGCGATCCCGCCGGCGCACCGTACGGCACCGCCGCGCGGCGACGGCAGCACCGTGCTGGTGGTCGAGGACGAGCCCGCTCTCGCCCGCGTGGTCACCCGCATCCTCAGCAGGGCCGGATACCATGTGCTCACCGCTGCCGACGCCGGCGAAGCGCTGGACCTGTACGAGCAGCATGGCTGCGACGCCCTGCTCACTGACGTGATCATGCCGGGCGTCTCCGGGCGACGTCTGGCCGAGTCGCTGCACGAACGTCAGCCGGATCTTCCCGTGCTCTACATGTCCGGCTACAGCAACGGACTTCTCGGCACCACCCACATCCTCGACGAGGACATCGCCTTCCTCGAGAAACCCTTCACGGCCGCTGATCTGCTCCACAGGCTGGCGGCGACACGCGAAAGTAGCTCTTCACCACTCGGATCATGACAAGGAGTCAGGCCGACGGGGTGTCACGCCGCGCCGAGAACTGTCGAAGCGGTGAAGGCGGCTAGTTCGGCGGCAGGCATGGGCCGGGCGTAGTGGTAGCCCTGGCCCCGGTCGCAGCCGATGCGGTGCAGCAACTCTCCCTGGACAGCCGTTTCGATGCCTTCGGCGACCGTTGTCAGGTCCAGGCTACGGGCAAGGTCGATCACCGCGCGGACGAGGGCGAGTTGGCGGATGTCGTGTTCGTCGGCGGGCATCAGCGATCGGTCGATCTTCAGCGTGTCGATCGGCAGGACGCGCAGGTAGGCCAGGGAGGAGTAGCCGGTGCCGAAGTCGTCGACGGCGATCCGGATGCCGTCGGCGCGCAGGGTCTGCAGGTGGGCGAGGGCTTGGGCGCTGTGGTGGCCGGCACTGACCAGGATGCCCTCGGTGATCTCCAGGGTGAGCGCGGTCGGTGGCAGGCCGCTGTCGGTGAGCGCGGCGCGAACCTTCGTGGTGAACTCGTCGTCGGCGAGCTGCCGCGGGGATACGTTGACGGTCAGCGTGACGCCGTTCGCCCGGTGCCAGGGTGCGGCGTCGGCGCAGGCGCGGCGCAGCACCCATTCGCCGAGGGCGATGATCAGGCCGCTGTCCTCGGCGGCCGGGATGAACCTGTCCGGGCCGATCGGCGGTTCACCGGGGGGCAGCCAGCGAGCCAGCGCTTCCACGGCGACCGTCGTACCCGTGTCGAGCTCGACAATGGGCTGGAAGTGCACGGTCAGTTCGCCGGCGTTCAGGGCGTGGCGTAGCCGCTCCACGATGCGAATGCGTTCGGTCTGCCGGGTGCGGAACGCCGGGTCGTACTGGCTGACACAGTCCTTGCCCGCGGCCTTGGCCGCATACAGCGCGAGGTCGGCGTCACCGAGCCGGTGCACCACGTCAGCGGCTGCGTCGGGCAGCCGTACGCCGATGCTGGCGGTGATGTGCAACATGTGCTCGCCCACCGGTATCGGCGCGCGCAGCAGATGGAGCAGGCTGTTGGCGCGGCTTACGGCGTCGGGCGAATCGGCGGCGGGCACCAGGAGAACGAATTCGTCGCCGCCGGTGCGGGCGAGCAACTCGCCCGGAGCGAGAGTGGCTTGTAGGCGCTGCGCGATCGCGAGCAGCAACTGGTCACCGATGGTGTGTCCCAGCCGGTCGTTGACGTCCTGAAAGTCGTCGAGGTCCAGCAGTAGCACAGCCCGCGGAGTGGGTGAGGCGAGATGTTGTTCGAGCCGGCGCCGGTTCGGCAATCCGGTCAAAGCGTCGTGGTCGGCCAGGTGCCGCAGCGAGCGTTGTAGCTGTTGCTGTTCGGCCAGCGCCTCGGTGAGCGAGGTGGCATGCCGGTGCAGTTGCCGCTGGGCGATGGTCATGCGAACGACCAGCAGCACGGCGATCGCCGCGGTCGCCGAGAGCGGGACGATGAAGTCGTAGCCGTTGAGCTGACCTTCTCGTTCGTCCTGTACCAGGGCGTAGCAGGTCGCCGCGGGGCCGATCAGGACGAGCACGCCGTGCAGCAGCACGGTACGCCAGCTACCCATCTCCCCGGCGGCGGTGCGGGAGCCGACGGTGGGCTCCGGCCCCGCCGCAGCGAATGCTGGAAGCGTGAACGCGACGAGCCACGCCATGACGCTGGGCGCGGGGCCGGACCACGCGCCGCCCAACGTCACCGACAGGAAGTACGCGACGTCCGCGGCCGCCAGGAGAACGGCCATCACCAGCAAGGCGATGTGTGTCCGGGTGAGCCGTCGCTGCGCGACGAGCAGCCGAACGGCCATGGCGATCAGCAGCACGTCCAATACCGGGTAGCAGACCGCCCCGGCATCCCCGGGCATCCGACCCTCGTCGATCAGATACGGGTCGTACAGCAGGATCCAGGCCAGAATCGCTCCGGTGCAGGCCACGATGCCGGCCTCGGCCCAGCCGGTCCAGCGCGAACTGCCCGGCGGCCGTTCGGGCAGCATCGCCAACGCCGCCGCGAGCAGGGGATACATCGCGAAGTACAGCACGTCGACGACAGAGAACCGAGGCGCTCCCGGCAGACCCAACCCGTATTGGATGCCCCAGATGGTGTTGGCCAGCGCTCCGCACCCGAGGCCGGCAGCCAGCAGCAACCAGGCCGGCTGGTGTGCCCGCCGGTGCCGGTGCCGGCGCGCGGCGACGACGATGACGGTGGCCGAGCCGAACCCGGTCAGCGCGTACATCAACTCCTGCAACGCCGAGCTCAGCGACGGCGCAACGGCAACAACCGCCACCATGACCACGACCGTGAGCACCGCCAGCGAGGGCCTGATCCGCGGTTGCCCGATGGAACCCCGCGTCATCCGGGCCACGCTGAACACCGCCAGCCACGCACCGTATCCACTCCGTTTCCGCGACCACCGATCACCGCCGGTGTCATCGGCAGAAATCCGAGCTGAATGAGCGAATCTGCCATGAACGCCGCGGCCGGGGCGCCGCATGGCGGACGGGGCCGAACTCGCGCCGGGCCTGGCCGGCGCCGCCCCGACGATCGTGGCCTCGAGGCGGCGGACGAGCCGGCCTGTACGCCGGATTCTGTGGCCGGGACCTCGCGGTCCGCGGTGGCGGCCATCCATCTCGGCCTGCCGTTGCCGACAGGCTCATGCAGCCTACCCGCAGGCTCGGGCGAGCAGCCCTCGAACGCCTGCGCCGGCCGGGGCCTCGCGGTCCCGGCCTTGCTTGGCCTTGCTCCGGGTGGGGTTTACCTAGCCGCCCCGGTCACCCGGGGCGCTGGTGAGCTCTTACCTCACCGTTTCACCCTTACCGGCCGGTGCTGGCACCGGCCGGCGGTCTGTTTTCTGTGGCACTGTCCCGCGGGTCGCCCCGGGTTGCCGTTAACAACCACCCTGCTCTGCGGAGTCCGGACGTTCCTCGGCGATGCCCGCGGGCACCGACGCGGCCGCCCAGCCGACTCGTCCGTCGCGTCGCCATAGTACGTCCCGGCCGGTCACCGGCAGTGCACCCGGTCCGGTTTCCGATCTCGGAAGCCGGCGCGGGCGTGATCTCGTGAGAAGGCGGGGCCGAGGCCGGGTGAGGACGTAGATTCGCTCGCATCATGGATCTGTCGCACATCTTGTTGCTGGGCATCGCCGGTGTCGCGGCCGGAGCGGTGAACGCGATCGCCGGGGGCGGTTCGCTGATCACGTTTCCGAGCCTGATCGCGACCGGGCTGCCCTCGGTGGCCGCCAACGTCACCAACTCGGTCTCGGTGTTCCCGGGGTACGTGTCGAGCGTCGCCGGAAGCCGGGCGGACCTCGCCGGGCAGGGGCGGCGGGTGCGGGCGGTGCTGCCCGCCGCGGCGCTCGGGACGCTGGCCGGATGTGTGCTGCTGCTGTCCACGCCGGGGCGGGTGTTCGAGGTGGTCGTGCCGTTCCTGGTGCTGGGTGCGGCGGCGACGCTGGCCTTCCAGGAGCGGCTGCGCGGGCTGGTGGGGCATCCGCGGGCCATGTCGGCGCGACGGGCCGCGGTCACGGTGCAGGCCGTGGTGTTCGTCGGGGCGGTGTACGGCGGGTACTTCGGTGCGGCGCTGGGGGTGATGTACGTGGCGGCGCTGGCACTGGTGCTGGACGAGCCGCTGAAGCGGATCAACGCGCTGAAGAACGTGCTGTCGGCGACGGTGGGGCTGGTCACCCTGCTGGTGTTCGCGCTCTTCGCGGATGTGCGCTGGGATGCGGTGGCGGTGCTGGCACCGGCCACCGTCGTCGGCGGCTACGCGGGGGCCCGGCTGGCCCGGCGGCTGCCGGGCAAGGTGCTCAAGTGGGTGATCGTGACGTTCGGGACGGCGATCGGGCTGCTCTTGCTCTACCGCGCCTTCGCCTGACGGCGGGTGCGGGCCGCGAGAGGCCCCGGCACCGTATTTCTCCCGCGGCGAGGGCGAGTTTCGGCGATTCATGCACACTGGGATCAGAGTCGGAAACTGGTTCACCCTTCCCAAATATGATCTTGATACCCCAATCGGACGTAAGTCAAACACGCCCGCAATCACGGCGTACGCGAAAAAGGGTTTCGCGGGCCGCCGACAGCGACCATCAAGACCTCCAGTGCCTCCTCTTCGTCCAGGTCATAGAGGCTTTTCCAGTTCGTGGCGCGGAGCGCGGCGGGCGGCGATCCGGAATCGAGGAGCAGTGCCACCAGGCCGGGCGCCAGGGGCACCTCGGCCCAGTCCGAATCGGACGCTCGATGCTCCCGGGAGACCAAAATGACCACCAGATCCGGTCCGGATAGCGCAGCGCCTATCCGATCGGCGAAGTCGACCCCGGCCGGCTGCATTTCCACCACATGCCCCGCTGCCTGCAGGGATCGGTTGATCCACTGTGCCCACGGTGCGTCCGAGGTGGCGTAGGAGAGGAGTATGGGCACGTCTCCAGCATGCCGTAACGTGCTCCACATTGTTGCCGGGGCTTTGATGGTCATCATTCGGCTGTGTGACATCGTCTTCCGTTGACGTGCAACTTGCACAACTCATAGTGTCGGAGCCGTGACGCCGAGTGGACTCTTCTGTGAAACAGAGGTGTTCTGGGCGGACGGGGAAGGCATAACAGCAGCGGAGTCGAGGAGCGCTCGATGACTGTCGCGATCGGGATCAACGGCCTCGGGCGGATCGGTCGCAGCTTGACCCGAATCGTGGCGTCGACCCCGAATCCGGGTATCTCGATCGCCGCGGTGAACGACATCGCGTCCACCGAGAAGCTGGCGTACGGCCTGCGCCGGGACAGCATCCGGGGCGCGTTCCCGGGCACTGTCACCGCGCGCGGCGACTATCTCGTGGTCAACGATCACGCGATCCGCGCCTATCACCACGAACGCCCGGAACGCATCCCGTGGGCCGAGCAGGGGGTGGAGGTGGTGATCGAGGCGACCGGCCGGTTCCGGGCCGGCACCGCGGCACGCACCCACATCACCCACGGCGGCGCCCGCAAGGTGGTGATCAGCGCCTCGGCCGACGATCCGGACGCCTTCCTGGTCGTCGGCGCCAATCACCTCAGCTACGACCCGGCCGTGCACAACGTGGTCTCGCCGGCCTCCTGCGGGGTGAACGCGCTGACCGTGATGGCCAAGGTGCTGCTCGACCGATTCGGGCTGCACTCGGTGAACACCTCGGTGATGCTGGCCACCCAGGGCTGGCAGCGGGTGCAGGACTCGCTGATCGGCACCTCGCGGGACGATCCGCGGCTGGGCCGGGCCACCGGGGAGAGCATCATCCCGCACAACCACGTGGTCGGTGACCTGGTCCGGGTGGCGCTGCCGGAGATCGGCGAGATGCGGTACAGCTACTACTGCGTGCCCACGCCGGTCGGCTCGCTGGCCGAGCTCTCCGGGCAGACCGGGCGGCCGGTGACGGTCGAGGAGGTCAACCGGGCGATGGCCGAGGCGGCGGCCGGGCCGCTGCGGGGCATCCTGGCGTACGACCCGGACCCGACCGTCTCCATCGACGTCAAGAACAATCCGGCCTCGTGCCTCTTCGACCCGTCCGGCACCCAGGCGACAGCGGACGGCGGGGTGAAGGTGCGCGGCTGGTTCGACAACGAGTGGGGCTTCTCGAACCGATTACTCG
This window of the Actinoplanes oblitus genome carries:
- a CDS encoding DUF3311 domain-containing protein, which produces MAEPKSPPPRTDSSPWNWLLLVPIVVPLLTPLYNHVEPRLAGFPLFYWLQLALILLGVGTTTLVYQMTKRKRVDRP
- the mctP gene encoding monocarboxylate uptake permease MctP; this translates as MSDHITEIVVFTVLFLLVSGMGFVAAKWRAPQDMAHLDEWGLGGRSFGGWITWFLVGGDLYTAYTFVAVPALMFGAGAAGFFAVPYTVVIYPLFFLVLIRLWSVSHRHGFVTPADFVRTRYDSPTLALLIAITGIVATMPYIALQLVGIEAVLKTMGVTGDSPLARHAPIIIAFAILAAYTYQSGLRAPALIAFVKDTLVYIVIAVAVIYLPYKLGGWGAIFDAADAKFTASPAPGDGIILNANNQVQYFTLALGSALALFLYPHSITGVLASRNRGVIKRNMSALPAYSFLLGLIALLGFMAIAAGVKPLPGAKAGSVDSNTVVPLLFDMKFPAWFAGVAFAAIGIGALVPAAIMSIAAANLFTRNIYKEYLKRDATPAQEASVAKITSLVVKIGAVAFIVFLDPQFSIDLQLIGGVIILQTGPSVVLGLYGRWLHRGALIAGWAAGMLLAFWMLWQIPNAATKRAHFGGSAFPLSEFGLDSSKTIYVGFVAVLVNLAVAVLATWWLRVMKVAPGVDGTTPDDYFADEGDPRIEREKAAAVDTVSST
- a CDS encoding PAS domain S-box protein, whose translation is MPDQIFLMGNLVIMVAYAAITVAIVVPVARAGQLRTNRLATATALIFFSCAVGHGLHAVMAYRTVMQVPATHQMHMEAAGWTWTSAMWDLFTAAMGVYYWTLRRAYGVLLGKGAIYVDPWGQYRLDEADARERAARDVAEAHRATLATVVEHTDDAVVGVTPEGIITAWNGGAERLFGYPAEEVLGRPATMLADETGSGEQADVLARIRHGERGMAYETRRLRKDGTLVDVALTMAPIHDQAGTVIGASAVARDITAAKEAAERGRAIQERSNQAQRMESLGKLAGGVAHDFNNILAIIANYTEFVAEETADRPEVQADLTQVRTAVERATNLTRQLLTFTRAEAIQPQDVDLNAAVTEVQMMLERTIGEHIDLIAVPSPQPLIVHADPGQLQQVLLNLALNARDAMPEGGALVLEANTATLDGEEVNMQPPLPAGTYARLLVSDTGEGMSPETAKRIFEPFYTTKPQGRGTGLGLATVYGIVTECGGSINVYSELGTGTTFRVYLPLAKAVTDTTAIPPAHRTAPPRGDGSTVLVVEDEPALARVVTRILSRAGYHVLTAADAGEALDLYEQHGCDALLTDVIMPGVSGRRLAESLHERQPDLPVLYMSGYSNGLLGTTHILDEDIAFLEKPFTAADLLHRLAATRESSSSPLGS
- a CDS encoding putative bifunctional diguanylate cyclase/phosphodiesterase produces the protein MRRPGRGVHGRFAHSARISADDTGGDRWSRKRSGYGAWLAVFSVARMTRGSIGQPRIRPSLAVLTVVVMVAVVAVAPSLSSALQELMYALTGFGSATVIVVAARRHRHRRAHQPAWLLLAAGLGCGALANTIWGIQYGLGLPGAPRFSVVDVLYFAMYPLLAAALAMLPERPPGSSRWTGWAEAGIVACTGAILAWILLYDPYLIDEGRMPGDAGAVCYPVLDVLLIAMAVRLLVAQRRLTRTHIALLVMAVLLAAADVAYFLSVTLGGAWSGPAPSVMAWLVAFTLPAFAAAGPEPTVGSRTAAGEMGSWRTVLLHGVLVLIGPAATCYALVQDEREGQLNGYDFIVPLSATAAIAVLLVVRMTIAQRQLHRHATSLTEALAEQQQLQRSLRHLADHDALTGLPNRRRLEQHLASPTPRAVLLLDLDDFQDVNDRLGHTIGDQLLLAIAQRLQATLAPGELLARTGGDEFVLLVPAADSPDAVSRANSLLHLLRAPIPVGEHMLHITASIGVRLPDAAADVVHRLGDADLALYAAKAAGKDCVSQYDPAFRTRQTERIRIVERLRHALNAGELTVHFQPIVELDTGTTVAVEALARWLPPGEPPIGPDRFIPAAEDSGLIIALGEWVLRRACADAAPWHRANGVTLTVNVSPRQLADDEFTTKVRAALTDSGLPPTALTLEITEGILVSAGHHSAQALAHLQTLRADGIRIAVDDFGTGYSSLAYLRVLPIDTLKIDRSLMPADEHDIRQLALVRAVIDLARSLDLTTVAEGIETAVQGELLHRIGCDRGQGYHYARPMPAAELAAFTASTVLGAA
- a CDS encoding sulfite exporter TauE/SafE family protein, producing the protein MDLSHILLLGIAGVAAGAVNAIAGGGSLITFPSLIATGLPSVAANVTNSVSVFPGYVSSVAGSRADLAGQGRRVRAVLPAAALGTLAGCVLLLSTPGRVFEVVVPFLVLGAAATLAFQERLRGLVGHPRAMSARRAAVTVQAVVFVGAVYGGYFGAALGVMYVAALALVLDEPLKRINALKNVLSATVGLVTLLVFALFADVRWDAVAVLAPATVVGGYAGARLARRLPGKVLKWVIVTFGTAIGLLLLYRAFA
- a CDS encoding toll/interleukin-1 receptor domain-containing protein, with protein sequence MPILLSYATSDAPWAQWINRSLQAAGHVVEMQPAGVDFADRIGAALSGPDLVVILVSREHRASDSDWAEVPLAPGLVALLLDSGSPPAALRATNWKSLYDLDEEEALEVLMVAVGGPRNPFSRTP
- a CDS encoding type I glyceraldehyde-3-phosphate dehydrogenase, encoding MTVAIGINGLGRIGRSLTRIVASTPNPGISIAAVNDIASTEKLAYGLRRDSIRGAFPGTVTARGDYLVVNDHAIRAYHHERPERIPWAEQGVEVVIEATGRFRAGTAARTHITHGGARKVVISASADDPDAFLVVGANHLSYDPAVHNVVSPASCGVNALTVMAKVLLDRFGLHSVNTSVMLATQGWQRVQDSLIGTSRDDPRLGRATGESIIPHNHVVGDLVRVALPEIGEMRYSYYCVPTPVGSLAELSGQTGRPVTVEEVNRAMAEAAAGPLRGILAYDPDPTVSIDVKNNPASCLFDPSGTQATADGGVKVRGWFDNEWGFSNRLLDLARLIGERLPVPSGQVSWSVA